A region of the Sphingobium yanoikuyae genome:
GCCCTCGACTCCGGCCGATTACAAGGGGCTGCTCTTGTCCTGTATCCAGGATCCCGATCCCTGCATCTTCATCGAATCCGCCGGCAGCCTGTTCATTCCGGGCGAGGTGGATGAGGTCGCGACGCCGATTCCGCTGGGCAAGGCGCGGATCGTGCAGGAAGGCAGTGACATCACCATCGTCTCCTGGTCGTCGCAGCTGCTGCGCTGCCAGGCCGCATTGCCGGCACTGGCGGAGGCGGGCATTTCGGTCGAGCTGGTCGATCTGCGCACCGTATCGCCCTGGGACCGGGAAGCGGTGCTGGCCTCGGTCGCCAAGACCGGCCGGGCGCTGGTGGTGCATGAAGCGGTGCGCGACTTCGGTCCGGGCGGCGAGATCGCCTCGACCATTGCCGAGGAACTGTTCGGTCAGCTCAAGGCCCCGGTCCGCCGGCTGGGCGCGCCCAAGTCGCCGGTGCCCTTCGCCAAGGTGCTGGAGGACGCCTATATCGTCTCGCCCGAGCGCGTGGCCGAAGCGGTCAAGGCGCTGATGGCCTGAAGATCGGAAGACGGCCGGGGCAGCAATTGCTCCGGCCGCTTTCTTCCTACCGTCCCGCTTCCCCCACCGGCAGCACCGTGGTGAATTTCGTCACCGACAAGGCGAAGTGGGAGGAAGCGCCGCCGACCGAGGGGTGTTTGAGCAGGTTGCGCATCAGGAAATGCTCATAATCGGCGACGTCGGAGGCCACGACCCGCATCAGATAGTCCCATTCGCCCGACATGAGGTAGCATTCCATGATCTGCGGATGCGCCTCGACAAAGGCGTGGAAGGCATCGACGCTTTCGCTGGTGTGGCTCTTCATCCGCACGCTGCAGAGGATGTTGACGGCATGGCCCAGCTTCTCCGCATCGGCGAGCCGCACCGCGCCCTTGAGCACGCCCATCTCCTCCAGCGCCCTGATCCGCCGCCAGCAGGAGGGGGCGGTGCTGCCGACCCGTTCGGCCAGGTCCGCATTGCTGAGCGAGGCGTCGCGCTGAAGCTCTGCGACGATGCGGCGGTCGAGCGCATCGAGATTGACGGATTTGTCCATGATATCGCCGATCGGTGAATTGATTTCCCAAAATCCCTTGTAAATCCTGCCCGATTGAAAGGCAATTACGCCCACTCTGTGAGAGATTGGCGTGATGGTAGAGGAGCTTGATCCGCCCACAGGCGCTGCGGCCGACTGGACGATCCCGCAGGCGTGGGACCGCTACAGCGCGGCCGAGCACGCGATGTGGGACACGCTTTTCGAGCGCCAGTCCGCCATGCTGCCCGACCGGGTGGTGCCCGAGTTCATGGCCGGGCTCGACATATTGCGCATCAACCGCCCCGGCATCCCCAATTTCGAGGAATTGTCCGATCGGCTGATGCAAGCGACCGGCTGGCAGGTGGTGGCCGTGCCGGG
Encoded here:
- a CDS encoding alpha-ketoacid dehydrogenase subunit beta, which gives rise to MTAKKMNSLQAVNSALAQAMAEDDKVLVLGEDVADREGGGVTGATAGLSTRFGDDRVKSTPISEQAIIGAAIGAALAGYKPVAEIMLMNFTTVAMDMIFNHAAKLRFMSGGQSTVPITIRTLTGAGWQTAGQHADHLEGWFAHTAGIKVVAPSTPADYKGLLLSCIQDPDPCIFIESAGSLFIPGEVDEVATPIPLGKARIVQEGSDITIVSWSSQLLRCQAALPALAEAGISVELVDLRTVSPWDREAVLASVAKTGRALVVHEAVRDFGPGGEIASTIAEELFGQLKAPVRRLGAPKSPVPFAKVLEDAYIVSPERVAEAVKALMA
- a CDS encoding Lrp/AsnC family transcriptional regulator → MDKSVNLDALDRRIVAELQRDASLSNADLAERVGSTAPSCWRRIRALEEMGVLKGAVRLADAEKLGHAVNILCSVRMKSHTSESVDAFHAFVEAHPQIMECYLMSGEWDYLMRVVASDVADYEHFLMRNLLKHPSVGGASSHFALSVTKFTTVLPVGEAGR